The sequence CCACGACCAGTCGACGGCCGCGAGCATCGCGTCGACGTGCGACGTCACGGCCGGATCCTGGAAGTAACGTTCGGCCGTGAGGGCCCCCATGAGGAGGATCGCCGTATCGATCGATGACACTTCCGAACTCCAAACGCGTTGTCCCGTCCGCCAATCGACGAAGTGGTAGTACCACCCGTGGCTCTTCTGCCAGACGGTCCTGAGCGCATAAAGGGTCGCCTGTGTCCGGGCGAGCGCCGAAGCCCGGTCGGTCCATCCCCGCTCGGAGCCCAGGGCATAAGCGGACAAGGCGAAGCCTGTGGACGCGACGCTGGCCGTCGTGTACGAATCGCTCGAAACGAAGTTTGCGGCGCGGTCTTTCGTGAAGCCTGTCGAAGGGTGCGACTGCTCCCAAAAATAGTCGAAGGCTTTGTGGGCGAGCTCGTCGAGCAAGGGCTCGCCCTGCACCGGGAGAGTGATCGATGCGAGAGCGAGCGGGACGAGTGTCATGATCGGAGTCTGTCTCCGGTGGGGACTCCCCTAGGAGGCCCTAGGGGAGCCTTGTCGCTTCACGGTGTGACCGTGAAGTTGGCTTCGTCGACTTCCATGCACCAGTTCTGGGTGGAAACGACGCCGGTCGGTTTGATGCGGATGCGGGCCTTGAGCACCTGGTCCGGGCTCAGATAGCGGCTCAGCGAGCCGGTCGCTGCGAGGTCCCGCACGGTCAAGGTCGTATTGATCGCGTCGGTGCGGACGTCCGTGGTGCTGAAGTTGCTGATGCTCCAATCGTAAAGGTCCAGCGTCTGACCGAACTGTCCGCTGTTCGCCATGCGCGAGTTCACGTGGAACGCGAGGGCCGACAGCGTCGAGTAGTTGCAGGTGCCTTCGACTTCGATGTTGACGGGGTGCGCGTTCTGGTTCGGGACGACGAAGCGGCACATGCGGAACATGTCGCCGTCGGTCTTGAAGAGGCTCCGGTTGTTACCCGCGGTGTTCTTGCCGAGTTTGACGGTGACGGCCGAAGACAAGACCTTGTTCGCGTCGCACACGTAGATGTCGCTGAAAGTGCTCTTGCCCGCGTTGTTCGGGTTGTTCGGATCGTTGACCACTTGGAGGTAGCCGCCCACCTTGGTGTCCGGACCCATGAAGCCCTCGTTGTTGGCCCACGGAAGAGCGCCCGAGAAGTGGTTGTTGAACCGGTAGATCACTTTGTTGACGTTGTCGACCGGATCCAGGAAGTACGTGATGCTCATGTCGACGGTCGAACCCGTGACGTAGTGGTCACCCCACTGTGCCGTGAAGGAATAGAACGGGAACCCGCCCGCGAAGGCGGCGACCTCTCCGTTGTTCCCCGTCTTGATCAGGAAGATGTGGTCGTAGTTCAGGTCGTTCAGAAGCATCACGCCGGCTTCTTTGTTCTCGCCGCCGACGACTTCGAGCTTCACTTTGAACCCGTAGGTGAAGGAGGTGTTGAACAAGTACGGGTTCGCCCCACCGTCGTTGGACAGGAACCAAGCGTGGCGGTTGGCATAACCGCCGTCCGATCGGGAAACGTTCTGGTCGTCGATCACGACGCCGGGCCAAACGTTCGTGAACGTCAGGTTGCTGGCCGGAATGTCGTTCCAAAAGCGCGGGACGGCCTGCGTCGAATTGATCGTGGAAAGCTGTGCCGAGGACACGGCCGCCGTCAGGACTCCAAGGGCGATAAAGAGGGTTCTCATCTCCGTCATTCTCCAGTGAATCTGGGCTCAGCCTTTGAGCTCGACCGGATTGCTGAATCGTTTCAGCAACCAGCCGTTTCCAGTGTAGCACTTGGCCCTTTGAGGGAGTTGCCCGCAAGAATACGGGGTTATTTAGACCTGTCGTTTGCGTCCGAGTCCTGGAGACCGCCCTCGCGCGCAGGCGCGCGCAAGGTAACACTCCTTCGTGCCGATCCCAAGAGCCGTTTCAGCCGACCAAGCCGTCAAAGCGATCGCCAGCGGAGAACGGATCTACATCCACGGGATGGCCGCGCCGCCCCAACAACTTGTCAAGGCGATGAGCGACCGGGCCCCGGAACTCCGGGGCGTCGAGATCGTCCAGTTGCACACCGAGGGCCCGGCTCCGTACGCCGAGCCCGGTATGGAGGAGAGCTTCCGCGTGAACGCCCTCTTCGTCGGGGCGAACACCCGCAAGGCCGTCGACGAGGGCCGGGCCGACTACATTCCGGTCTTCCTGAGCGAGGTGCCCGCGCTCTTCCGAAACCGCATCTTGCCGATCGACACCGCATTGATCCAAGTGTCCCCTCCGGACAAGCACGGGTTCTGTTCGCTCGGAATCTCGATCGAGGCGACCCGGGCAGCCGTCCAGACCGCAAAGCGTGTCATCGCACAAGTGAACCGCCACATGCCGCGAAGTCACGGAGACGGTCTGATCCACGTCGACACGTTGACATCGATCGTGGAACACGACCAGCCGTTGCCCGAAGTCCTCGGCAAACCCGCCGGTGAGACCGAAGCCGCGATCGGGCGGCACTGTGCCGGCTTGATCGAAGACGGGGCCACGCTGCAAATGGGGATCGGAGCCATTCCCGACGCGGTCATCGCCTCGTTGGCCGGCCACAAGGACCTTGGCGTGCATACCGAAATGTTCTCGGACGGGCTCGTCGACCTCGTCGAGAAGGGCGTCGTCACGGGATCGCAGAAACGCGTCCATCCCGGCAAGATCGTGGCGACGTTCGTCCTCGGCTCGCAGCGCGTCTACGACTTCCTTGACGATAACCCGCTGGTCGCCATGCTCGACGCCGCATACGTCAACGACACGGCCGTCATCCGTCGCAACCGAAGGGTCACCGCGATCAACTCCGCCATCGAAGTCGACGTCACCGGTCAGGTCTGTGCGGACTCGATCGGCTGCCGGATGTATTCCGGGGTCGGAGGTCAGATGGATTTCATCCGAGGCGCGATGTACTCCGAAGGAGGCAAACCGATCATCGCCCTGCCGAGCGTGACGAACAAAGGAGAGTCCCGCATCGTCGGCATGCTGAAACCTGGAGCCGGCGTCGTGACGACCCGCGCCCACGTGCACTTCGTGGTGACCGAATATGGAGTCGCCGACCTCTACGGAAAGAACTTGCGACAACGCGCCGAGGCCCTCATCGCGATCGCCCATCCGGACCATCAAGAGGAGCTGGACAGGGCCGCCCGGGAGCGGTTCCGTTAGGACTCAGGGTTCGCAGACGATCCGGAAACCTGCGAATGGAGCGTCGGACAGCCACCAACGGCTCTTCGGGATCTGAGGATCGGTTTCCTGCCACGACGGGTCGAACCGTCTTCGTGTCAGGGGCGACTGCTTGTCCGCCGGATCCAGGAACGTCCCTCCGCAAACGAGGGCCGTTCCGTCAGCACTGACGGCCCACTCGCCCGTGTTCCCGATCATGTCGTACAAGCCGAGCTTGTTCGGCACCGTTTTGCCGACCGGGTGCGTCATGCGCTTGCTGTTCCCAAGGTACCAGGCCGTCTTCGGCAAGTCGTCGGCACTGACGGACCATGCGGTGCCTTCGCCGCCCCGGCACGCCACTTCCCATTCGGCTTCGGTCGGCAGGCGGTACTTTTTCTTGGTCTCGGCGGAAAGCCAGCGGCAGAACATCTCGACCGTCGTCGAACTCAGATTGATCGCGGGATAGCCGTTGTGACCCCATCCCAGATCCGGAAGGATGTAGCTCTTGCTGGGCCGTGCGATCGCGTCCGGCGCGAACGCGGTCTGATCGTAGGCCTTGGACGCCGGTCCACTGGCGATGAAAACGTCGAACGCTTCCCAGGTCGTTTCGGTCTTGGCGATGAAGAACGGCTTGACCTCGACCGCCTTGTCCCCGATCTTGACGGTCCCTCCAGGGACCGGGATCATGTCGATCTTGACGACCGACTTAGGTAGGGTCTCGACATAGGGTTCCAGCGCTTGCCGGGTGTTTTCGGCACCGCGGGACCGGGCATGGGCCATGGACACAGGATCGACCACGAGAGTCACGGCAAAGGTTGCGGCGGATACGGCGACGGCGGCGCGGATCGCCCGAACACGGGTCCGGTCTTTCATGATCGCTTGCATTTTGACGTCCGGGGCCGCCTTCCCGTTTTCAGGGTCCGGGACTGGTGATCTCGCACGGTTTACTTTTACCGAATACCACATGGGGATCGACGCCCGGCTCGTGGTCTACGCCCCGGACGAAGCCAAGGCCGTCAAGGCCTGCACCGCCGCGTTCGCCCGGATCGCCGAACTCGATTCGGTCATGAGCGATTATCGCAAGGACAGCGAACTCATGAGGCTGTGCGACAGGGCCGGACAGGCGCCCGTCAAGGTCTCACGGGACTTGTTCGTCGTCCTGACGCGGGCGTCCGAAGTTTCGCGCCGGTCGCACGGTGCCTTCGACGTCACGGTCGGACCGTTGGTCGCCCTTTGGCGCAAGGCGCGCAAGACCTCGGAGCTACCTGACCCCGGCGCGATCGCGGCCGCCCGCAAGCTCGTCGGCTGGCAAAAAGTCCGGCTGTTCCCGAGCCTCCGTAAGGTCAAACTCCTCTCGCCGGGAATGCGTCTTGATCTCGGCGGGATCGCGAAAGGTTACGCGGCGGACGAGGCTCAAAAGACCTTGAAAGCGAACGGCATCGGACGCGCCCTCGTGGAAATGGGCGGCGACATCGTCCTCAGCGGCCCGCCACCCGGAAAGAAAGGGTGGACGATCCGAGTGCCGAACGCAGGCGACGACCACGGACCGGTCGACATGACTCTGGCGAACGTCGCCGTTTCTTCTTCGGGAGACACAGAACAGTTCGTGGTCATCGACGGTGTCCAATACTCCCACGTCGTCGACCCTCGGACGGGAACGGCCTTGACGAACCGGGCCCAAGGTACGGTCATAGCGCGCGACGGGCTGACGTCGGACCCGCTGTCCAAACTCCTGACGATCCTTGAAGAAAAGGACTGGAAGAAGGTCTTGCGCGCGTACCCTTCGACGAGAGGGTACGCGCGCGTCTTGAAGGGCGGCCTTAATACTCGCGGGTCGGATTGAGGCCCGGTCGAGGAATCGGATACATGCCCTTCTCGTCGGGTTGGAGCGGTGCGGGCGAGTCTGCCGTCAAGGTGTCGAGTCCGGGTGCGAACTCGTGCTCGCAGTTCAGCATCGCGTCGTACGTGATCTCTTGACCCGTGTGCGCAGCCATGCGCCCCATGCTCGAAATCAAGCTCGCCTCGACCCCGTACCTGACCTCGTTGTAAGGCTTATCGTTCCGGATCGCCTCGATCAGCGTGTCCCACTCGTTCTGGTACGGGTTGGTCTGATCGGTCGACTGCCACGTGACGGCGTCCTCCGAAACCAGCTGACCCTTATAGATGGCGGACGGTCCGCCGCAGTCGTTAGCCCGGGATGCGACCGCCGACCCCTTCGTGCCGTGGATGAAGCTCGAGTACCGACCCATCGCTCCTTCGACGCAACGACCGTCGAAGAACATCTTCGTCCCGTCGGGATATGTGTACTCGACGGCGTACGTGTCCAGGTTCTGATCGACGAACGGTTGACCTTCGACCGACTGCTTGTAGTGCCGCCCGCCCACGGCTTGAGCGCTAACGGGCAGCGCGCCCTTCATCCATGACAGGTGGTCGACGATGTGGATGTAGAAGTCGCTGTAGCATCCGCCGCTAGCCCAGAGGAAGCTGTGGAACCGTCGGATCTGGTAGTCGAGGTCGGTGATGCCCTCGGGCTTGGGCGTGGACTCGAAGTAACCCGCAGGCCCGTGCATCCGGTAACCGCGCATCATGATGATCTCGCCCAGTTCTCCGTTCAAGATGCGGTCCCGCAGTTCGATCAACCACGGGGCGTGCCGCGACATCAGGCCGACGCCGACCTTTAGGCCTGCTGCACCGGCTTCTTCGGCCAGCTTCAGCATACGCACGCTCGTCGGCCCATCGACAGTCACCGGCTTCTCCATGAAAACATTGAGCTTCTTGTCGATGGCGTACCGGAAGTGCACCCAGCGGAACGCCGGCGGGGTCGTCAGGATGACCACGTCGCCCGGACGCAGGCAGTCCATGGCTTTCTGGTACGCGTCGAACCCGACAAACCGCCGGTCCGGAGGAACGTCCATAAGGGCGCCGACGCTCTTGTTCAGGTTTTCATAGCTGCCGTTCAGGCGGTCGCCGAACGCGTCGCCCATCGCGACCAGCTTGATCGGGCCCGATTTCGTCGAAAGCGCGTTGACAGCGGCCCCGCTGCCACGTCCGCCGCATCCGACGAGCGCGACCCGGATCTCGTCGCTGCCTCCGGGATGGACGTTGGGGAACTTGAATCCGGGCAGGACGCTGGCCGCGGCCAGGCCTCCCGTCGTCTGAAGAAAACGTCGCCTGGTCGTAGGCTTGCTCTGCTCGCTGCTCATTGTCGCGCCTTTAGGGTTGGGCCGGCCAAAAGAACGCCCTTTCGGGCCCGGCTCTTTCCGCCATTGTCATTATGCCAGCCCAGGACACGCGACGGCACCCTTCTTCGCCAAGGGCTCTCTAAGGAACGTCACGGCTTCAAGTCTCTCGGACGGATGCCCTTGACGTACCCGCCGAAGCCAAAACGGCTCGGACGGTAGTCACCGACGGTGCCGACGTCTTCTTTGCCCGTCAACTTCCGGTCCAGACCCAGCGCCCAGAAGACGGCATTGACCGAAAACCTCCGAAATCCCTCGTCCTGCAAGTCCGTAGCCGCTCCCATCGTCGTGACGATGACCCGGTTCGACGTCCCCCATTCGTTGGCGACGTTCCGGATCCATGCGACCGGCATCATCGGCGAGTTCAAGTCGCGCTCTTGGCCGCTCGCGTCTTTCTTCCTTCCCTTCGCGGGCGGATCCGTGCGGTCCATCCCGGACAGGACTTGGCCCCGTAGCAAGACCTCGGCGTCGGAGGGAGGTCGGGCTTCATAGACGTCCGTGTCTCCGAACACCGATGTGACCCCCTTGAGCACAGGATGGGACGACTTTCCCGGTTCGGGTAGGCCGAGGGTCGCTTGACGGCCATGGTCGCCCCAATGGCTGACCCAGTTCTCGCCGAGGACCTGCCCGCCGAACCCGCCGGGCCATTCCTTGCTCTTCCATCCGAACCTCTTGTAAGCGCTGGTCGATCCGTCGGCGTAGTCGAAGGCGTGCGTGCTCGTCCGTAAGGCGACGATCGGCTTCCCGCGGCGCAAGTAGTCGACGAAGTGTTTCATTTGCTCGTCGGGCCATTCGCGGAAGCGGAGCAGCATCACGCAAGCGTCGGCGCGGTCGAGGGCTTCAAGTCCCGGCTGATGGCCGTGACGGTCAGGATCGATCGTGCCGTCCTTGCCGATGGAGAACAAGACCGTACAGGTCGCGCCGAACCGGTTCGCAAGGATCTTCGCCAACTGGGGCAGCGCTTCTTCCGAGCGATATTCCTCGTCGCCGGCGAGAAGGACGATCCTTTTTCCTTTGGCCAGGCCGCTGCGGCCCGTGTAGACCAACGGAGGGTCGTCTTGCGCACAGGCCAGGGTCACGGCGGCTATCGTCGTCAACATCGGTTCAGCGGTCCTTTACGGGTACGACGTCCACTCCAGGCAAGGGGAACACGGCGTTCGGACGGTGCTCCTTTGCGAACAGGGCGACGGCCCTTTCGACGAGGTCGGGCCGGTCTTGAGCGAGGTCGTGGCTCTCGCCCGGGTCGGCTTCGAGGTCGTAGACCTCGATCCTCTGGGGTTTCGAACGGATGTTTGGGCGGACGGCTTTGAACCGGCCCCAGACGGCTGCTTGCATCGAAGTCGACTCCGGATATTCGAAGTACAGAGAACGGTGCGGTCGCGATTCCCGCCCCGTCAAGTCGGGCCAATAGCTCGATCCGTCGCACCTTGGCGCTTTGAGGCCCGCCGCATCGGCGAGGCTGACCAGACTGTCATAAGCAGCGGCGATGCGTCCACTGGTCCGCCCGGAAGGGATCCGGCCCGGCCAACTCGCGAGGAACGGTACGCGGATCCCGCCTTCGTACAACGTCGTCTTTCCGCTTCTCAAGGACCCGTTGGAGCGGAAGAACTCCCGGTCGACGCCACCGTTGAAAGTCGCACCGTTATCCGAAGTGAAGATCACGAGCGTCTCGCGTTCGAGACCTTTCGCCTTCAGCTTGTCAATGATCCGGCCGACGGTGTCGTCGAGGAACGCGATCATCGCGGCATATGTCGCACGCGGCCGGGCACAAGGGGCATAGCCCTGGTCGCCCAAGTAGGCCGCCGTGTCCCATTCCTTGGGAAAGCGGTCGACCCATTCCGCCGGTGCCTGAAGGGCCGCATGGGGGAGGGTCGGCGCGTAGTACAGGAAGAAGGGACGGCCGGCCGATGTGTCGATGAAGTCCAGGCAAGCGGCCGCTAGTTTCTCGCCCGCAAAGACCGGACCCGTGTACCGCCGGCGGTATTCGCCCTCGTCAGCGAGGGGCACCGAGATCCTTTGGTGTACGTCGAAAACCGGGTTTCCGAGCAGGTCCGGTTGCCGGTCGCTCCATAGGTAGGCCGGGTAGTGGTTGTGCGCCCGGCGCTGGCACAGGAAACCATAGAAGCGGTCAAAGCCGTGGTCGAGCGGGCTCTGGCCCGCCGACGTTCCTCCTAGACCCCATTTCCCGACTAACGCCGTCCGATATCCCGCCTTCTTGAACACCTCCGCGACGGTCGTTTCGGAAGCCGGCAGCGGCTCTTGGCCCTCGGGATCGTTCGGTCCGAATCCGCCCTGTTCGCGGTTCCCTCGGATTGCAGCGTGGCCTTGGTGCATGCCTGTCAGCAACGACGTCCGCGTCGGAGCGCAGACGGTACTGGCGGCATAGAATCGCGTGAGCCTGACGCCGCTTCGGGCCAGTCCGTCGAGGTGGGGAGTAGGGATCTTCGATTGCCCATAGCATCCGAGTTCGCCATAGCCGAGATCGTCGGCCATGACGTAAACGATGTTAGGACGGGGAGGAGGAAGTGCGACGGCGGCCGCCAGAACAGTGAACATGTCTTATCTTACAAGTTCAAGCCGGCTAGCCGCCGCCTCTGGCGACACCGCCGGTCAGGCGCTCTTCTTGTCGTCGCTTTCGTATTTTGACGGGCACTTGACC is a genomic window of Armatimonadota bacterium containing:
- a CDS encoding ThuA domain-containing protein; protein product: MLTTIAAVTLACAQDDPPLVYTGRSGLAKGKRIVLLAGDEEYRSEEALPQLAKILANRFGATCTVLFSIGKDGTIDPDRHGHQPGLEALDRADACVMLLRFREWPDEQMKHFVDYLRRGKPIVALRTSTHAFDYADGSTSAYKRFGWKSKEWPGGFGGQVLGENWVSHWGDHGRQATLGLPEPGKSSHPVLKGVTSVFGDTDVYEARPPSDAEVLLRGQVLSGMDRTDPPAKGRKKDASGQERDLNSPMMPVAWIRNVANEWGTSNRVIVTTMGAATDLQDEGFRRFSVNAVFWALGLDRKLTGKEDVGTVGDYRPSRFGFGGYVKGIRPRDLKP
- a CDS encoding SUMF1/EgtB/PvdO family nonheme iron enzyme, which translates into the protein MKDRTRVRAIRAAVAVSAATFAVTLVVDPVSMAHARSRGAENTRQALEPYVETLPKSVVKIDMIPVPGGTVKIGDKAVEVKPFFIAKTETTWEAFDVFIASGPASKAYDQTAFAPDAIARPSKSYILPDLGWGHNGYPAINLSSTTVEMFCRWLSAETKKKYRLPTEAEWEVACRGGEGTAWSVSADDLPKTAWYLGNSKRMTHPVGKTVPNKLGLYDMIGNTGEWAVSADGTALVCGGTFLDPADKQSPLTRRRFDPSWQETDPQIPKSRWWLSDAPFAGFRIVCEP
- a CDS encoding FAD:protein FMN transferase, with amino-acid sequence MIACILTSGAAFPFSGSGTGDLARFTFTEYHMGIDARLVVYAPDEAKAVKACTAAFARIAELDSVMSDYRKDSELMRLCDRAGQAPVKVSRDLFVVLTRASEVSRRSHGAFDVTVGPLVALWRKARKTSELPDPGAIAAARKLVGWQKVRLFPSLRKVKLLSPGMRLDLGGIAKGYAADEAQKTLKANGIGRALVEMGGDIVLSGPPPGKKGWTIRVPNAGDDHGPVDMTLANVAVSSSGDTEQFVVIDGVQYSHVVDPRTGTALTNRAQGTVIARDGLTSDPLSKLLTILEEKDWKKVLRAYPSTRGYARVLKGGLNTRGSD
- a CDS encoding arylsulfatase, translating into MADDLGYGELGCYGQSKIPTPHLDGLARSGVRLTRFYAASTVCAPTRTSLLTGMHQGHAAIRGNREQGGFGPNDPEGQEPLPASETTVAEVFKKAGYRTALVGKWGLGGTSAGQSPLDHGFDRFYGFLCQRRAHNHYPAYLWSDRQPDLLGNPVFDVHQRISVPLADEGEYRRRYTGPVFAGEKLAAACLDFIDTSAGRPFFLYYAPTLPHAALQAPAEWVDRFPKEWDTAAYLGDQGYAPCARPRATYAAMIAFLDDTVGRIIDKLKAKGLERETLVIFTSDNGATFNGGVDREFFRSNGSLRSGKTTLYEGGIRVPFLASWPGRIPSGRTSGRIAAAYDSLVSLADAAGLKAPRCDGSSYWPDLTGRESRPHRSLYFEYPESTSMQAAVWGRFKAVRPNIRSKPQRIEVYDLEADPGESHDLAQDRPDLVERAVALFAKEHRPNAVFPLPGVDVVPVKDR
- a CDS encoding acetyl-CoA hydrolase/transferase family protein, whose translation is MPRAVSADQAVKAIASGERIYIHGMAAPPQQLVKAMSDRAPELRGVEIVQLHTEGPAPYAEPGMEESFRVNALFVGANTRKAVDEGRADYIPVFLSEVPALFRNRILPIDTALIQVSPPDKHGFCSLGISIEATRAAVQTAKRVIAQVNRHMPRSHGDGLIHVDTLTSIVEHDQPLPEVLGKPAGETEAAIGRHCAGLIEDGATLQMGIGAIPDAVIASLAGHKDLGVHTEMFSDGLVDLVEKGVVTGSQKRVHPGKIVATFVLGSQRVYDFLDDNPLVAMLDAAYVNDTAVIRRNRRVTAINSAIEVDVTGQVCADSIGCRMYSGVGGQMDFIRGAMYSEGGKPIIALPSVTNKGESRIVGMLKPGAGVVTTRAHVHFVVTEYGVADLYGKNLRQRAEALIAIAHPDHQEELDRAARERFR
- a CDS encoding Gfo/Idh/MocA family oxidoreductase, which encodes MSSEQSKPTTRRRFLQTTGGLAAASVLPGFKFPNVHPGGSDEIRVALVGCGGRGSGAAVNALSTKSGPIKLVAMGDAFGDRLNGSYENLNKSVGALMDVPPDRRFVGFDAYQKAMDCLRPGDVVILTTPPAFRWVHFRYAIDKKLNVFMEKPVTVDGPTSVRMLKLAEEAGAAGLKVGVGLMSRHAPWLIELRDRILNGELGEIIMMRGYRMHGPAGYFESTPKPEGITDLDYQIRRFHSFLWASGGCYSDFYIHIVDHLSWMKGALPVSAQAVGGRHYKQSVEGQPFVDQNLDTYAVEYTYPDGTKMFFDGRCVEGAMGRYSSFIHGTKGSAVASRANDCGGPSAIYKGQLVSEDAVTWQSTDQTNPYQNEWDTLIEAIRNDKPYNEVRYGVEASLISSMGRMAAHTGQEITYDAMLNCEHEFAPGLDTLTADSPAPLQPDEKGMYPIPRPGLNPTREY